The DNA sequence AAGCGCGTGCCGGGTCGCTCGTGGTCACGGTGTTGCACGACCTTGGCATGGCGGCACGCTATTGCGACCGCTTGTTGCTGATGGACAACGGTCGACTGGTTGCCGAGGGCAAGCCGATGGAGGTCCTTACCGAACAGAGCCTTGCCGAAGTATACGGCATATCGGCTTGCATCGAGGCTGACGGCGAATGGCCGCTGATACTCCCGACCGGGCGGATCAAAAGCTAATTACCCCCACAACCGTTCGGGCTGAGCCTGTCGAAGCCCCTTACTTTCCTTGAAGAAAGAAGAGCCGTTGAGCAAGCTCAGGGCGAACGGAGGTTATATCACTCCCCAAAAGCCTTGGGCGCAGCCGCCACCACCGTATAAGTCCCGGCACCAACCTCCGAAACTTCCAACGCCCGCTCGGCAACCCCGCCACGTCCGAACCGGAACGCGCCATCAATCCCCGAAAAGCCCCCAGAATCGCGCAGCCGCGCCGCCGGGAAGACCGTCCCCGGCTTCCAATCGCGCGCAATCCGCACGGTAAGCAGAACCGCATCATAGCCCAGCGCTGAAAGCCGGAACGGCGCGCTGCCATAACGCGCCCGATACTTCCCCGCCAATTGCCCATAAAGCCCGTCCGACACACTGGCGAACCACGCGCCCCGCAAAGCCGGAGCGGACGCCAGACCGCGATCCGTATTCCACAGTTCCGTGCCCAGCAGCCGCGCCGTCGCGCCGCCATTCTTCCGCACGATCGGGGCCAGCTGCAACGCCACGCGCCCGCTGTCGGCGATCAGCAGCGCGTCATAGCTGGACGACGCCTGCAATTTCTTGACCGCCGCCGTCATCGAAGCAGCCGTCCGGTCGAACGTCTGCATCGACACGACCGTCCCACCCACACCCTCGACCGCGCGCAGCAGCGACGTGCCCGACCGCTCGCCATAGACGCCCTTGGGCACCAGCGCCGCGAACTTCGACAGCCCCTTGCCCTTGGCGAACTCGACCACGCGCTCGATCGACTGGTTGGGATTGTAGCCCATGATGTAGACGCCGTTTCCAGCAACGCTCACATCGTTGGAAAAGCTGATGACCGGCACATTCGCCCGCGCCGCGATTGGCCCAACGACCCGCGCATCTTCCGCCAGCAGCGGCCCCAGGATCAGGCGATTGCCCTCCGCCAGCGCCTTGTTCGCAGCCGCCGCCGCGCCCATGCTGGTGTCATAGGTGGTGATGCGCACCTTGTCCGCCTTGGTATCCAGCAGCGCCAGCGTCGTGGCGTTGGCGATGGACTGGCCGACGCCCGCATTAGGACCGCTCATCGGCACCAGCAGCGCCACGCGATGGCGCAGCGTATCGGTGGGCAGGCCCTGCGTCACGTCGGGGCCCGTCGGAGTCGGCTCTACGGGGGCTGGCCCGGCTCCCCGCGGCACCACCGACTGACAGGCGGCGAGAGCCAAAGCGCTGGCAGCAAACAGGATACGCGCACCGCGCTTCATTGCCGCGAACATGTCCGCTTGCCGGAGGGTATCCGTCTCTGTCATCTGGCGTCCTTATGGAAGATACAACTTCGGGGCTTAAGCCCGGGCTTTACATCGTTGCGGGGCCGATCGGCAACCTTGGAGACCTTAGCCCGCGCGCGGCGGAAGTCTTGGCGCGTGCCGATGTAATCGCCGTGGAAGATACACGGGTGAGCGCACGTTTGCTGCGCCATGCGGGATCAGATCGCCCGATGGTCCCCTATCATGACCACAGCGCCGAAGGCGTCCGCGCCCGCCTGATCGAGAGGATGGCGAGCGAATCGGTCGCGCTCTTGTCCGACGCCGGAACGCCCCTCATCTCCGATCCCGGTTACAAGCTGGTCCGTGACGCCCGCGCTGCCGGGCGCAACATCATAACGCTGCCCGGCCCAAGCGCCGCCATTGCCGCGCTCACCCTGTCAGGCCTGCCCACCGACCGCTTCCTCTTCATGGGCTTCCTCCCCCCAAGCAAAAGGCCCGCGCCGACGCCCTTGCCGAAGTCGCAGCCCTGCGCGCCACGCTCATCTTCTACGAAAGCGGCCCGCGCCTGTCGGAAAGCCTCGCCGCCATGGCCGAGGGGCTGGGCGACCGCGAAGCCGCTGTCAGCCGGGAAATCAGCAAAACATTCGAGGAAACCCGCACCGGCACCTTGAGCGAACTTTCCGCCCGCTACGCCGACGCCCCGCCCAAGGGCGAAATCGTCGTCATCGTCGGCCCGCCCGGCGAAGCGCCCGCCGCCAGCGCCGAAGACGCCGACGCCGCCCTCCTCGAAGCAATGCAGCGGCTCCCCGTCTCCAAGGCCGCCGGAGAAGTCGCGAAAAAACTCGGCCTGGACCGCCGCGCCCTTTACGACCGCGCGCTGGAACTAAAGGGGTGAAGCGCCAACAGGCCGAAAAGCGCGGCCGTCAGGCAGAGCGCATCGCCGCATGGTGGCTGCGTCTCAAAGGCTGGCAGATAGTCGGCCGCCGCCTGCGCACACCCGTCGGAGAGGTGGACCTTGTCGCAAGGCGCGGCGCAATGCTCGCCTTTGTCGAGGTAAAGGCCCGCGCCACCGCCGCAGATCTCGACCTCGCGATAGACGAACGGCGCCTGTCCCGCGTCGCGTCCGCCGCCGAAATGCTCTTCTATGACCTTGCAAAGCCGGGCGACGACATGCGGATCGACGTGATCCTCCTTGCGCCGGGCAGTCCGCCGCGCCATCTGGCGAATGTCTGGCATGGGGGGTGAAACCCGCCTCATGCTCCACACCCGTTCGCTTCGAGCGAAGTCGAGAAGTGGAAAGCGTTCCACAGGCGTTTCTCGACGGTGCTCGAAACGAACGGCGATTGTTGAAAAGGCCTTTTCTGGATGACTGAGCTCAACCCCCTCACCGTCGCCGTGCAGATGGACCCGATGGAAGGGATCAACATCGCGGGCGATTCCACCTTCCACATCATGCTGGCGGGGCAGGCGAGGGGGCATCGGCTCTATCATTATCTCGCCCCCGACCTCACCTATCGCGACGGTCGCGTGCTGGCGAAGGCACGTCCCGTGAAGGTGCAGAAGGTCCAAGGTGACCATTTCGCCCTTGGCGAGCCCGAGCAGCTGGACCTTGGCCGCGACGTCGATGTCGTCCTCATGCGCCAGGACCCGCCCTTTGACCTGAGCTACATCACCGCCACCCATTTGCTGGAGCGGGTGCAGGAAGAAACGCTGGTGGTGAATGATCCCGCCTCCGTCCGCAACGCCCCCGAAAAGCTGTTCGTGCTCGACTATGCGCGCTTCATGCCGCCGACCATGATCACCCGCGACCTGGCCGAAGTCCGCAGCTTCCTTGGCCAGCATGGCGAGATCGTCGTCAAGCCGCTCTACGGCAATGCGGGCAACGCGGTCTTCCATGTCGGTCAGTCCGGCGCGAACATTTCCGCGCTGGTGGAACTGTTCAACGCTTCATGGGTCGAGCCCTTCATGGTTCAGGCCTTCATCCCCGGCGTCGCGCAAGGCGACAAGCGCATCGTCCTGATCGACGGCGAAATCGCAGGCGCGATCAATCGCATTCCCGGCGCAGGCGAAATCCGCTCCAACCTCGCGGTAGGTGGATCGGCGGCCAAGACCGAACTGACCGACCGGGAGCTGGAAATCTGCGCCGCGATGGGACCGGAATTGAAGCGCCGTGGCCTGCTGTTCGTCGGCATCGACGTGATCGGCGGCGAGTGGCTGACGGAGATCAACGTGACGTCCCCGACCGGCATCGTGTCGATCGACGCCTTCAACGGCACCGACACAGGCGGCATGATCTGGGACGCGATCGATGCGCGTCTCGCCGCGCGGGTGGATGCTTGAGCCACTCCGCGCGGTTCCAAACTGTCATCCCAGCGGAAGCTGGGACCTCGTGCCCCAGGCCGTGTCCTCCAAAAGAGATCCAGCGTTGGCTGACGCCGCCCTCCGGGTCGCTGGAATGACGAAAAGTGACTGACTGGGTCCTCCACCTGATCGACGCAGGCGGCTATTGGGGCATCTTCGCTCTGATGGTGCTGGAAAACGTCTTTCCGCCCATTCCATCCGAACTCATCATGGGCATCGGCGGCATCCGCGTCGGTCAGGGCCGCATGGCGATGGAATGGCTGCTGCTGGCAGGCACCATCGGCACCACGGTGGGCAATTATTTCTGGTATCTCATTGGCCACATATTGGGGTTCGCACGACTCA is a window from the Sphingobium sp. Cam5-1 genome containing:
- a CDS encoding penicillin-binding protein activator encodes the protein MTETDTLRQADMFAAMKRGARILFAASALALAACQSVVPRGAGPAPVEPTPTGPDVTQGLPTDTLRHRVALLVPMSGPNAGVGQSIANATTLALLDTKADKVRITTYDTSMGAAAAANKALAEGNRLILGPLLAEDARVVGPIAARANVPVISFSNDVSVAGNGVYIMGYNPNQSIERVVEFAKGKGLSKFAALVPKGVYGERSGTSLLRAVEGVGGTVVSMQTFDRTAASMTAAVKKLQASSSYDALLIADSGRVALQLAPIVRKNGGATARLLGTELWNTDRGLASAPALRGAWFASVSDGLYGQLAGKYRARYGSAPFRLSALGYDAVLLTVRIARDWKPGTVFPAARLRDSGGFSGIDGAFRFGRGGVAERALEVSEVGAGTYTVVAAAPKAFGE
- a CDS encoding YraN family protein, translated to MKRQQAEKRGRQAERIAAWWLRLKGWQIVGRRLRTPVGEVDLVARRGAMLAFVEVKARATAADLDLAIDERRLSRVASAAEMLFYDLAKPGDDMRIDVILLAPGSPPRHLANVWHGG
- the gshB gene encoding glutathione synthase, which codes for MTELNPLTVAVQMDPMEGINIAGDSTFHIMLAGQARGHRLYHYLAPDLTYRDGRVLAKARPVKVQKVQGDHFALGEPEQLDLGRDVDVVLMRQDPPFDLSYITATHLLERVQEETLVVNDPASVRNAPEKLFVLDYARFMPPTMITRDLAEVRSFLGQHGEIVVKPLYGNAGNAVFHVGQSGANISALVELFNASWVEPFMVQAFIPGVAQGDKRIVLIDGEIAGAINRIPGAGEIRSNLAVGGSAAKTELTDRELEICAAMGPELKRRGLLFVGIDVIGGEWLTEINVTSPTGIVSIDAFNGTDTGGMIWDAIDARLAARVDA